One window from the genome of Glycine soja cultivar W05 chromosome 12, ASM419377v2, whole genome shotgun sequence encodes:
- the LOC114380204 gene encoding L-ascorbate oxidase homolog has product MGCSIRECCVLFLVLLVSCARGEDPYRFYTWNVTYGDIYPLGVKQQGILINWQFPGPQIEAVTNDNLIINVYNSLDEPFLLSWNGVLQRRNSWQDGVYGTNCPILPGHNFTYVLQVKDQIGSYFYYPSLAFHKAAGGYGGFKIESRPGIPVPFPPPAGDFTILAGDWYKRNHTDLRAILDGGSDLPFPDGIIINGRGSNAYTFTVDQGKTYRFRISNVGLTSSINFRIQGHKMTIVEVEGTHTLQNIYDSLDVHLGQTYSVLVTADQPPQDYLIVVTTRFTSQVLNATSIFRYSNSGGGVTGLFPWGPTIQVDWSLNQARSLRRNLTASGPRPNPQGSYHYGLINTTRTIRLQNSAPVINGKQRYAVNSVSFIPADTPLKLADYYKIQGVFSLGSIPDYPTGSGGYLQTSVMEADFRGFVEVVFENTEDTVESWHVDGHSFFVVGMDGGQWSSASRLNYNLRDTISRSTVQVYPKSWTAIYMPLDNVGMWNVRSENWVHQYLGQQFYLRVYSPANSWRDEYPIPSNAIRCGKAVGHY; this is encoded by the exons ATGGGTTGCTCCATAAGAGAGTGTTGtgtcttatttttggttttgttgGTGTCATGTGCTAGAGGGGAAGACCCTTATAGATTCTACACTTGGAATGTTACATATGGAGACATTTATCCACTTGGTGTTAAACAACAG GGGATTTTGATAAACTGGCAATTCCCAGGGCCACAAATTGAAGCTGTGACCAATGACAACTTGATTATCAATGTTTACAACAGCTTGGATGAACCTTTCCTCTTATCTTG GAATGGAGTTCTGCAGAGGAGAAACTCATGGCAGGATGGAGTGTATGGTACCAATTGTCCAATTCTACCAGGGCATAACTTCACTTATGTTCTTCAAGTGAAGGATCAGATAGGTAGCTACTTCTACTACCCTTCCCTTGCATTCCACAAGGCAGCAGGAGGTTATGGTGGATTCAAAATTGAGAGCCGCCCCGGGATTCCGGTGCCTTTTCCTCCTCCAGCAGGAGATTTCACGATATTGGCAGGAGACTGGTACAAGAGAAATCACACA GATTTGAGGGCTATTTTGGATGGTGGAAGTGACCTTCCCTTCCCTGATGGGATTATCATCAATGGACGTGGTTCCAATGCCTACACATTTACAGTTGATCAAG GCAAGACGTACAGATTCAGGATATCAAATGTGGGACTCACTTCTTCCATCAACTTTAGAATCCAAGGGCATAAAATGACAATTGTTGAGGTGGAAGGGACCCACACTCTCCAAAACATTTATGATTCACTTGATGTTCATCTAGGGCAGACTTACTCTGTGTTGGTTACTGCTGATCAACCACCCCAAGACTACCTCATTGTTGTCACAACACGATTCACCTCCCAAGTGTTGAATGCTACCTCCATTTTTCGTTATAGTAACTCTGGTGGAGGTGTTACTGGCCTTTTTCCTTGGGGGCCAACTATTCAAGTTGATTGGTCTTTAAACCAAGCTCGCTCTCTTAG GAGGAATTTGACAGCAAGTGGGCCAAGACCTAATCCACAAGGATCATACCATTATGGTTTGATAAACACAACTCGAACAATTAGACTTCAAAATTCTGCTCCAGTTATCAATGGCAAACAGAGATACGCTGTCAATAGTGTGTCCTTCATACCTGCTGATACACCACTTAAACTGGCTGATTACTACAAGATTCAAGGGGTGTTCTCCCTTGGAAGTATCCCTGACTACCCCACTGGTAGTGGTGGTTACCTTCAAACTTCTGTCATGGAAGCCGATTTTCGAGGCTTTGTGGAGGTTGTGTTTGAGAACACTGAAGACACTGTGGAGTCATGGCACGTTGATGGCCACAGCTTCTTTGTAGTAGG AATGGATGGAGGTCAATGGTCATCAGCAAGCAGgctaaattacaatttaagaGATACAATTTCTCGTTCCACAGTTCAG GTGTATCCCAAGTCATGGACTGCAATTTACATGCCTTTGGATAATGTGGGAATGTGGAATGTGAGGTCTGAGAATTGGGTTCATCAGTATTTGGGCCAGCAATTTTATCTTAGAGTGTATTCCCCTGCAAATTCATGGAGAGATGAGTACCCAATTCCAAGTAATGCTATTCGGTGTGGCAAGGCTGTGGGCCACTATTAA